The Gemmatimonas phototrophica region TCACTTGGGTTTCCACCACCAAGTCGGCGCTGCTGGGCTTCACCTACCTCTTCACCTTCTCCCTCGGCATGTGCACCCTTCTGGTGCTGGTCGGGGTATCAGCCGGGACACTGTCGCGATTACCGCGCGCTGGTGCGTGGATGCTGACGGTTAAAAAAGGCTTTGCGTTTGTGATGATCGCAATGGCCGAGTATTACCTGGTGAAAATGGGGCAGGTCTACTTTTAACCGCCCGTGTGGTTCAACTGATCAGTTTCGGGTAATGGGTTCGGGTCCGGAGTACCGGGTCGAACCACCCACGACCCGAAACCCCAACCCGGAACTCATGACTGATCTGTTCAAGCGTTTGCGGGTCGCCGCAATCGCCATCGCCCTCACCGCCGCCCCCGCTTTTGCCCAGGACCTCGGCATCGCCGTTGGCGAGCAGGCCCCCGGCGGGCCCCTCGAAACACTGACCGGACAGACCGTGGACCTCTCGACGCTGGTGGGCAAACAGCCCGCCGTGATCGAGTTCTGGGCCACGTGGTGCGGCAACTGTAAGCAGCTGGAGCCTGCCATGCGGGCGGCGCACACGAAGTACGGCAAGAGCGTCCGGTTCGTCACGGTGGCCGTGTCGGTCAATCAGTCCATCGAGCGCGTTAAGGCGTGGCAGGCGGCCAACAAGCTCCCGGGCGACCTGCTCTACGATCGCAAAGGCACCGTTAGCGGCGCCTACGATGTGCCGGCCACGAGCTATGTCGTGGTGGTGGACAAGTCTGGGAAAATCGTCTACACCGGCGTTGGCGGCACCCAAAATCTGGATGTCGCAATCAAAAAGGCGATGTAACGACCTGAAAACAGTTGAAATTTTCTGAAACGCGTTACATCATTTAAAAATAGGAACGCCAGTCCGAACCCCGCGTCACGCAGCCCTGCGCGACGCGGTTCTCGTTTCCCGCCTCCCTCGGTCGAGATTCGCGTGAGCAGTCGCCCCACTCCCACCATTCGCGACGTCGCCAAAGCCGCCGGCGTGTCCATTGCCACGGTGTCCCGCGTGCTCAACGATGCGGCCCGCGTGACCGAAGACACCCGCGATCGAGTGCGCTCGGTGGTGGACAAGATGGGCTACGCCCCCCACGGCGGAACGCGGGCGGTGGTGGTGCGACGCACCAGAACGCTGGGCGTGCTGCTGCCTGAGCTGTACGGCGAGTTCTTTTCCGAGTTCATTCGCGGCATTGATGAAACCGCCAAGAAGCATGGCTTTCTCACGCTGGTCACCAGCGCGCGGCGCGAGGCCAACGAGATTGCCGCGGCGGTGAGCAACATGCGGGGGCGCGTGGATGGCTTTCTGGCGGTGTCTCCGTCCGTAGCCGCCCGTGCAACATTGGCTGAGGTCGCCGAGCGCTACCCAACGGTTCTGGTGGGCGCCGGCAGCGATGTGGGGGCGTTTGCCGCCTTGTCGGTGAACAACTTCCAGGGTGCGGCCGCCATGATGAAACATCTGCTGTCGCTGGGGCATCGCAAGATTGTGTTCTTGCGCGGACCCGCCGGGCAGGTGGACGCCAGCGAGCGACTGCACGCGGTGCGTGAAGTGGCCAACTGGTACGACGACTGCGAGCTCACGGAACTCTCTGGTGAGTTCCGCATGGACACCGCGTACGAGGTGGTTACTCAGCTGCTGCAGAGCGGTGCCCGTCCCGATGCCATTTTTGCCGCCAACGATACCATGGCGGTGGGTGTCATTTCGGCGATCAAGGACGCCGACCTGCGGGTGCCGGACGACATTGCCGTGACGGGCTTCGACGACACGCCCATGACACGCTATCTGTCGCCGCCACTGACCACCGTCCGCATGCCCATTTTTTCGCTGGGCGAGCGGGCGGCACTGCGCCTCATTGAGACGCTGCGTGGCGGGGGCACGGCGGTACCGGCGAATCATGAGATTCTGCCGGCACAGCTGGTCATCCGCTCAAGCTGCGGCGCCGCTCACAAGATGATGGAAGCCGCCGGCTGACCCGCCGGCGTTCGGTCAGCGCTGCCGCGCTGGCCCCGCCGTGCTCACATCAAAGCGACAGGTGGAGGCGTCACGGGTAAACTCCCGCGACGCCTCGTTGAACAGCGACGCAAAATCTACGCAGCGGCTCTGCCACTGGTCGGCCTGCTGCCGCACGAGATTGGCGTCAAGATCCCAGGACATACGGCGCGAGGGCTGCCCGGGCAGGTGCATCACGGAGTGCAGCCGCTTCCCGTCGCGCGAGAAGACGGTGGCAGCCATCTGCACCGGCGCGGTGCGTGGGACGCGGGGAGTATGTGTCCGCTGCAGGAGCGGGCGGGCCTCCATGCGGCTCGCGGCGGCGTCCCACCACAATTCCCACACATACACGCCGCCAAAAGCGGTCGTGGCCACCAATCGCAGGCCGGTGGAATCGAACGCCACGTGACGCACGGCGTCGTTGTTGCTCAACCGCATGGTGAGGGGCACCTGCCGCAGTGAGGTGGGCAACACTTCCAGCAGATACAGCCCGCCTTTATCGGTGACGTACGCAAACACGTATTCATCGGCACGCGCCGCGAGCGTTTCAATACGCGTGCCCGGCGCGCCGGTAAATGGCGCCCGCGGCACGCTGTCAGCCGCCCGCGCGAGTTCGCGCAGCTGCAACCGACCGTCCGCCTGCATCCACAACAACCGTTTGCCCGACGGAAAGAGCAGCTGCGACACCATGGGGGCGGCCCCACTGCGCGAAAACTGACGCACCAGCTGGGCGCTGTTCACCGCACGCACCTGCACGCCACGCGCGTCCGTGTACGCCACCAGCGCCCCCGTGCTATCAAGACTGGGCGCGGACCACACCGGCACCGCGCCCCACGCCGCCAAGGGACGCTCGATCATGGTGGCGGCGTTCAGCACCGACACGGACGAGTCGGCATGCACGGCAAACAACACCGCCCCATTGGTGCTGTAGCGCATGCCATTGGCGCCAAAACCGGCACGCAGCGGCACCAGCGGCTTCGCGGCAACATCCGCACGATCACTCCACGACCAGCGCTGCGCGCTGCTGTCTCCCAGCACAGCCGACGTACCGCCGGGAGAGGCGGCCAGCAGCTGCACGCTACTCGCGGGCAACGTCGCGGCCGTGCGCACCCGTTGCGAATCCTCCACCACCAGCGAGCCGGCCAAAGTCGTCAGCACCCGCTCGCCAAAACGGCTGAGCAGCAGAGGGGCCACCGAACTGCGCGCACCGTTCAGGAGATATCGCTGGTACCAGTCGGCAGGCCGCCAACTGCGCAGTCGGCCGTCGTCGTCGAGAGTGATGAGCAAGCCGTGACTGCTCTGCGCACGGGCCGCCTGCACCGGAGCGCGATGGCCCAACAGCGCATACCGGCGTGAGGGCTCATCGCGCGATGTCCACCACAGCGTGTTGTCGGCCGCCGCGGAGAGCACGTAGCGCCCCCCTTCCAGGTAGACGGCAGAGGAAGCGTCGGCGTGTTGGGTGAACGGCACCGGAGTGGTGAGCCGCCCGGGGAAAAGCACATCCACCCGTCCCTCCACCGAACCGACCAGCACTTGCGCCAAGCTGTCCGGGCTCACCGCCAGTCCGGTGGGATGGTAGTTCGCCAGCGTGGAGCGTTCGCCGTTGGCCCGCACTTCCAGCACATCCGTGTTCACAATGGCGAGCACTCGGCCGTCGGCGGGCAACGCCACCGCCCGCACGCTGTCGGGCAGGTCGGTGGCAATCGGTGTGAACACCGGCACCTCGCGCAGCCCCGACACGGCCACGAGTCGGCCGCTGCGCCGCGCGGCCGAATCCGTCCGCAGCGAGGCATACACCAGTCGATCGCCATCGACCGCGGCAAAGGCCACGGCCGTGACCCGCTGTGAGTCGGCCACCAGCACCGGTCGGGCGTTGGCCTCTGATGACCACAGCCGCAGACGCCCATCCGCCGTGCGCATGGCCATGGCGCTGCTGTCGGCCGACACGCGCAGCTCCACGACGGCAGCGCCGAGCGAATCACGCCTCGCCAGCGCCGTAGGCGCCCGCAAATTGTCCAGCCGGAACGATTCCACCACGCCAGCGGCGTCCACGGTCACCACGGTGCGATTGGGGCGCAGCGCCAGCCACGTGACCGGCATGGCCGTGCTGCGACGGGGCAGCGCGCCAATGCGCTGCTGCGGCACGGTCGTCGTCACAATGGCCACATCCCCGTTGGTCAGCGCCGTGATCAGATGCGTGCTGTCGAGAATCGCCGCCGCCGTTACCCGTGGCAACTCCAGAAGCGCGCGCGGGTGGTCCTGCAGGCGGGACACAGACTCACGCAGCGAATCTTCCGAGAGCTCCACGCCCACGAAGCCCGCCAGCACGGCGCCGTACGTGGGATCGGTGTCGGCAAAGCGCTGCAGACTCGTGTACAGCGATGTCTTCAGCTGTTCCTTCTTGATGTGCGCCTGCGCCTGCGTGATCTGGAACTGCACGAGGGCCACAACGGCAATCAGCAGCGCGGCCACGCCCCCGCGTGTCACCGTGCGTCGCAAGCGGGCGCCTCGACTTACCTCGACGAACGACTGAATCAACCGCAGCGGCGCGTCCGCATCGTCGTATCGACCGGCAATCCACGCCTCGGAGATGACGCTGTGCAATCGCTGGCGGGCCAGCTGCCACGACGGGCGCGGCAACAGTTCCACCTCCGCGCCGCGCGCATACCGCGCCGCACGATCGGCGATCGCGTAGAACCACTCCGCCAGGGCACGCTCTTCGTCCATCCACGTCTGGAGCGTGAGCCACTGCCGCAGGAGACAGTCGCTCGTGAGCTCATAGCGCGGATTGCTTGCCGTCTGGTCAGGCACGCAGGTGAGGATATTGCTGCCGTCCTGCGTCAGCGCCGCCAGCAACTCGTCGAGTCGCGCCGATGCGGCGCCGCGCCGCCCCGTCACGTCAGGGAGTCCTGCAGGTGATGTGCCGGTGTCGTCCGGTGGCAACAGCAGGGCACGCAATTCCTGCCGCCGCACACTTCGGCGGCGGCGCCGTCCACTGACATCGGTGTCGGTGAGGCGCTTGAACAGCCGCGACACCAACTCGCGATCGTAGCCGGTGAGGAGCTGCTCCACGTGCGCCGGTAACGCCAGCGCCAGCCCACCCACGCCATCCAGGTGCGCGGATTCAAGCACGGTGGCGGACGGATCGGCGGCGCGTAGGGCGTCCCAGCTGCGATACAACGCGTGTTGCACCGCCGGCAGCAGATCGGGATACCCTCCACCATGCGCGAGCAAGTGCTGCGTCAGCTCCGGCGCCACCTGCCCACCCGCCAGGAGCGCAGGCTGCTCAATAGCCGCCGTGAGCTGCGCGTCGCTGAGTGGGGGGACCAGATATCCGTCCCGATTGATGCGATCAGGCAGCCCCTCGAACTGGTCACAGGCACCAATCACGTCGGAGCGGATGGCGCACAGCACATACACCGGCACGTCAGACGCACTGGTGAGGGCCAGCAGAAGCGCCACAAACCGCTGCGCATCGGCAAGACGCTGCGCCCGGTCGGTGGCCCGTTGCTGCTGGACGGCCAGGTCGATGGCGCTGCCGTCGCCCGTTCGCCCCAGCGGCGGCGTGGCGGTCAGCAGCTCCTCGAACTGATCGACGATCAACAGCAGCGGTCCGTGCCCCTCGCGGCTGTCGTTGCCGTTGGCAGACGCCCGGAGCAGGGGCCAGAGGGCGTCCACCCCGTCGGTACGCAGGCGCTGGGCCAACGCCTCCGCCGCCTCGTCTGTCGAGGCGCCGGGTGGCTCCCCGCCGACGGTGAGAAGGGCGCGAGCCAGCTGGAACAGCGGCGCGGCGCCAGGGCGGCACAGCGCGGTGATCCATCGATCGCGCGCGGCGGTAGCGGGGGTGGTTGGCAGCGCGGGGACCACACCGGCCAGCATCAACGATGTCTTGCCGCACCCCGGGGCTCCCAACAGGGGAACAAAGCGTGCGCGCGGCAGTCGCTCCATCAGCTCGGTGATCTGCGGGCGTCGTCCAAAAAAATACGGCGCATCGTCCGTGCGGAACGGACGGAGACCAACGTATGGATTGGCGCGCGGAAGTTTCACAAACTGGGGACGCGTGACCTGGGATCGCTCTGACGCCGGAGCGTGGCCATCTGCCAATGGCCGCGGCCTCATCGGGAGGCCGCCGAATACTCGCGGGCTATTCCAGACCGGGCAAGGCGGCGAGCCTCACCGGTCCGTTCTCCCCCTCGTGCTTATCCCTGGAAAGATGCACTGGTCCAACGCCCGGGCGGATGAGGCGGAATACACGATCCTCCCTCGGCCCGCCAACGCCCTACCCCACTGGGCCACCGGGTCAGCGCACCACGGAGGGGAACCCCATTCCCAAGGCTCCCGGGGCCACGTAATGGGCCGCGTAATCGACAATGCGGCCGCGAAACCCCACCACGACCCCTTCGGCGGCCAGACATTCGGCCTGCGAACGGCCATCCGCGTCGAAGAGCGGGCGGCCGAGGGCGCCGCGATGCGCCAGAACCCGGTACCACGGTGCGGGGCCGTCGCCACACGCAAAACGCCGTGCCAGCAGGAAGGACACGTGGTGCGCGGGCACACCGAGGTACTGACTGATGGCGTCCACCGTGGTGACGCGACCAGCAGGAATGGCCCGCACGACACGCAGGATGTCGTTGTGCATGCGGGTGTAGTTGGCCTTCAACGCGAGCGCATTACCAACCAGCGTCTCGCGTGCGACGGGCATCATCGTGGTCATCGGACCTGTACCAGCTTCAGGCGGATGGAGAACCAGACGGAGGGGCGGGACCCAGATTCGGGCGCGGATATCGTAGGGGTCACCCCGGCGGGCACGCAACCGTTCGTCGGGGGCGTGCCCTGAAAACGAGGCGGATTTTGGGTCGCGGAGCGCGTTTGTTACAGTGAGAGCACGCAGACCGGAACAGCAGTCGAAGCCGACGGGTTTATCTGAAATCCGCTCCCCGGCATCGGCCGTGCACGAGTCGCCAGCAGCCGGGTTAGCGATGGCGGGGCGCATCCCCAACCGGCCTGCGGAGCTCCCGGAGGATGGCGGCGGTCAGGTCGATTGCCGGGGCCGCATCGCGCAACGGACTGTCGTCGGCAATGTCGAGCAGCAGATCGTAGCCCTCACGGTCGCGCACCACGCGCATGGCGTGCCGCAGCCGATCAATCATCGGCTGGCGCAGACCGGTGAAGGTGCGCTGTACCTCCTGATCGAGACGTGCCACGGTCTCCTCCACCAGAAGTTCCCGCGCGCGCAGATGCAGAGTCATGGCCTCGCGTTCGCGCGTGGACATCGTCTGCTCAAATCGCGCAAGGTCATCCACGGCGGCGCGCAACGAGTCCTTGGCAGACTCCAGCGTCACGCGCGCCTGGGCCTGAGCCAGCGCCAGCTCCGACTCGGCCCGACTCCGCTCCGGCATCGAATCGAACACCACCCGCGAATTGAAGACGGCGACGCGCGTGCCCCGGGCGTCGGGGCGCGCGCTTCCGTTCGTCGTGGATGGCCGCTGCGCATTGGCCGTGGAGGCCAATGTCACCCCCGCCAGCAGC contains the following coding sequences:
- a CDS encoding TlpA family protein disulfide reductase, with product MTDLFKRLRVAAIAIALTAAPAFAQDLGIAVGEQAPGGPLETLTGQTVDLSTLVGKQPAVIEFWATWCGNCKQLEPAMRAAHTKYGKSVRFVTVAVSVNQSIERVKAWQAANKLPGDLLYDRKGTVSGAYDVPATSYVVVVDKSGKIVYTGVGGTQNLDVAIKKAM
- a CDS encoding OmpH family outer membrane protein, which produces MTLVRNILAALLLAGVTLASTANAQRPSTTNGSARPDARGTRVAVFNSRVVFDSMPERSRAESELALAQAQARVTLESAKDSLRAAVDDLARFEQTMSTREREAMTLHLRARELLVEETVARLDQEVQRTFTGLRQPMIDRLRHAMRVVRDREGYDLLLDIADDSPLRDAAPAIDLTAAILRELRRPVGDAPRHR
- a CDS encoding MGMT family protein, producing MMPVARETLVGNALALKANYTRMHNDILRVVRAIPAGRVTTVDAISQYLGVPAHHVSFLLARRFACGDGPAPWYRVLAHRGALGRPLFDADGRSQAECLAAEGVVVGFRGRIVDYAAHYVAPGALGMGFPSVVR
- a CDS encoding LacI family DNA-binding transcriptional regulator; this encodes MSSRPTPTIRDVAKAAGVSIATVSRVLNDAARVTEDTRDRVRSVVDKMGYAPHGGTRAVVVRRTRTLGVLLPELYGEFFSEFIRGIDETAKKHGFLTLVTSARREANEIAAAVSNMRGRVDGFLAVSPSVAARATLAEVAERYPTVLVGAGSDVGAFAALSVNNFQGAAAMMKHLLSLGHRKIVFLRGPAGQVDASERLHAVREVANWYDDCELTELSGEFRMDTAYEVVTQLLQSGARPDAIFAANDTMAVGVISAIKDADLRVPDDIAVTGFDDTPMTRYLSPPLTTVRMPIFSLGERAALRLIETLRGGGTAVPANHEILPAQLVIRSSCGAAHKMMEAAG
- a CDS encoding NACHT and WD repeat domain-containing protein gives rise to the protein MKLPRANPYVGLRPFRTDDAPYFFGRRPQITELMERLPRARFVPLLGAPGCGKTSLMLAGVVPALPTTPATAARDRWITALCRPGAAPLFQLARALLTVGGEPPGASTDEAAEALAQRLRTDGVDALWPLLRASANGNDSREGHGPLLLIVDQFEELLTATPPLGRTGDGSAIDLAVQQQRATDRAQRLADAQRFVALLLALTSASDVPVYVLCAIRSDVIGACDQFEGLPDRINRDGYLVPPLSDAQLTAAIEQPALLAGGQVAPELTQHLLAHGGGYPDLLPAVQHALYRSWDALRAADPSATVLESAHLDGVGGLALALPAHVEQLLTGYDRELVSRLFKRLTDTDVSGRRRRRSVRRQELRALLLPPDDTGTSPAGLPDVTGRRGAASARLDELLAALTQDGSNILTCVPDQTASNPRYELTSDCLLRQWLTLQTWMDEERALAEWFYAIADRAARYARGAEVELLPRPSWQLARQRLHSVISEAWIAGRYDDADAPLRLIQSFVEVSRGARLRRTVTRGGVAALLIAVVALVQFQITQAQAHIKKEQLKTSLYTSLQRFADTDPTYGAVLAGFVGVELSEDSLRESVSRLQDHPRALLELPRVTAAAILDSTHLITALTNGDVAIVTTTVPQQRIGALPRRSTAMPVTWLALRPNRTVVTVDAAGVVESFRLDNLRAPTALARRDSLGAAVVELRVSADSSAMAMRTADGRLRLWSSEANARPVLVADSQRVTAVAFAAVDGDRLVYASLRTDSAARRSGRLVAVSGLREVPVFTPIATDLPDSVRAVALPADGRVLAIVNTDVLEVRANGERSTLANYHPTGLAVSPDSLAQVLVGSVEGRVDVLFPGRLTTPVPFTQHADASSAVYLEGGRYVLSAAADNTLWWTSRDEPSRRYALLGHRAPVQAARAQSSHGLLITLDDDGRLRSWRPADWYQRYLLNGARSSVAPLLLSRFGERVLTTLAGSLVVEDSQRVRTAATLPASSVQLLAASPGGTSAVLGDSSAQRWSWSDRADVAAKPLVPLRAGFGANGMRYSTNGAVLFAVHADSSVSVLNAATMIERPLAAWGAVPVWSAPSLDSTGALVAYTDARGVQVRAVNSAQLVRQFSRSGAAPMVSQLLFPSGKRLLWMQADGRLQLRELARAADSVPRAPFTGAPGTRIETLAARADEYVFAYVTDKGGLYLLEVLPTSLRQVPLTMRLSNNDAVRHVAFDSTGLRLVATTAFGGVYVWELWWDAAASRMEARPLLQRTHTPRVPRTAPVQMAATVFSRDGKRLHSVMHLPGQPSRRMSWDLDANLVRQQADQWQSRCVDFASLFNEASREFTRDASTCRFDVSTAGPARQR